Proteins from a single region of Thermotoga maritima MSB8:
- the flgG gene encoding flagellar basal-body rod protein FlgG, whose amino-acid sequence MMISLYSAATGMSAQQFKLDTIANNLANVDTTGYKKVRAEFQDLLYQYVKNAGTPTAATSSLPTGLYVGHGVRTAATTRIFTLGNFEQTGNALDLAIAGDGFFQIQLQDGRIAYTRDGSFKMDSEGRIVTSNGLLLVPEITIPENAVSINVSPDGIVSAELQDGTIQELGTITLVRFVNPSGLKSIGDNLYIATPASGDPIEGVPGQDGFGAIKQGFLEKSNVDVVREMVDMITAQRAYEFNSRVIQTADEMLRTATNVKR is encoded by the coding sequence ATGATGATATCGCTTTACTCTGCGGCAACGGGGATGTCAGCACAGCAGTTCAAACTCGATACCATAGCGAACAACCTCGCCAATGTGGACACAACAGGCTACAAAAAAGTGAGGGCAGAGTTCCAGGACCTTCTCTATCAGTACGTGAAGAACGCTGGAACTCCAACCGCCGCGACGTCATCTCTTCCAACAGGACTCTACGTGGGTCACGGGGTGAGAACGGCAGCGACGACGCGCATTTTCACCTTGGGTAATTTCGAGCAAACGGGAAACGCGCTTGATCTTGCGATAGCCGGAGACGGATTTTTCCAGATCCAGCTTCAGGACGGTAGAATCGCTTATACAAGAGACGGAAGCTTCAAGATGGACAGTGAAGGAAGAATAGTCACTTCCAACGGACTTCTTCTGGTACCGGAAATCACCATACCTGAAAACGCCGTCTCGATAAACGTTTCTCCCGATGGAATCGTCTCCGCCGAACTCCAGGATGGTACGATACAGGAACTTGGAACGATCACCCTTGTGAGATTCGTGAACCCATCTGGTTTGAAATCCATAGGAGACAACCTCTATATCGCAACTCCAGCCTCTGGAGACCCCATCGAGGGTGTTCCAGGACAGGACGGCTTCGGTGCTATAAAGCAGGGCTTTCTGGAGAAGTCCAACGTTGATGTGGTGCGGGAAATGGTGGACATGATCACAGCACAGAGGGCCTACGAATTCAATTCTCGAGTTATCCAGACAGCCGATGAGATGCTCAGAACAGCCACGAATGTGAAGAGATGA
- the flgF gene encoding flagellar basal-body rod protein FlgF has protein sequence MTRGIYNAAMGMLVDMAKLDRIANDLANVDTAGYKQDREAFRAYLRREVFRQEPNPVESRTKKVPIGPLEYATVLDEVRTDLSQGPVEETDVPYHLAINGEGFFRIEFNGGEYYTRNGEFTVNSEGYIVTNYGGYLLDENGERVRFFDDFTVDEEGYVRDAYGNIVTRIGVYNLENPEKFGNTLFTGENPSPSENFRIMQGYVEKSNVDALKAMVDMISAMRHYELSQRAVTVNDELNGKLINSLASLK, from the coding sequence ATGACGAGGGGCATATACAACGCCGCGATGGGAATGCTTGTCGACATGGCTAAACTCGATAGAATCGCCAACGATCTGGCAAACGTTGACACTGCAGGCTACAAACAGGACCGGGAAGCCTTCAGGGCCTACCTGAGACGAGAGGTGTTCAGGCAGGAGCCAAACCCGGTGGAGAGCAGAACGAAAAAAGTGCCGATCGGTCCTCTGGAGTACGCTACCGTTCTCGACGAGGTCAGAACAGATCTCTCCCAGGGTCCTGTTGAGGAAACAGACGTTCCTTACCACCTCGCGATAAATGGAGAAGGATTCTTCAGAATAGAATTCAACGGAGGAGAGTACTACACAAGAAACGGGGAATTCACTGTGAACAGCGAGGGATACATCGTTACGAATTACGGAGGCTATCTCCTCGATGAAAACGGTGAAAGAGTCAGATTCTTCGATGATTTCACCGTGGACGAAGAGGGCTACGTGAGAGACGCATATGGAAACATTGTCACCAGGATCGGTGTGTACAATCTGGAAAACCCAGAAAAATTTGGAAACACACTCTTCACAGGCGAGAATCCATCACCTTCGGAGAACTTTAGGATTATGCAGGGATACGTAGAAAAATCAAATGTGGATGCCCTGAAAGCCATGGTGGATATGATCTCAGCGATGAGACACTACGAGTTATCGCAGAGAGCAGTGACAGTGAACGACGAACTAAACGGAAAGCTGATCAATTCACTCGCCAGTCTGAAATGA
- a CDS encoding rod shape-determining protein, giving the protein MPRGDIGIDLGTASIIVYKRGEGIVLHEPSVVAISEKTGEIVAIGEEAKKMLGKTPEGLKAIRPMKDGVIADYRMIEAIIRNFLKKIIGRFSFVKPSLIIGVPTKITEVEKRAVFEAGLNAGARRVHIVSEPIAAAIGAGIDVMASEGNMVVDIGGGTTDIAVISLGGTVVGESVRMAGDAMDEAIVKFIRKKYGLIIGESTAEEIKKRIGKTHPAFENYEIEIKGRDVVTGLPRTDRVSSEDVREAIEPIIFALLTKLKNVLERTPPELSADIINNGIRLTGGGALLRGLDRTIYDEIHVKTIVADDPITCVARGTGILLEDEKLLKTVCETYSR; this is encoded by the coding sequence ATGCCAAGAGGTGACATCGGAATAGATCTTGGAACAGCATCCATAATCGTTTACAAGAGAGGAGAAGGAATTGTTCTGCACGAACCTTCTGTCGTTGCGATCTCAGAAAAAACCGGGGAAATCGTCGCCATAGGAGAAGAAGCGAAGAAGATGCTCGGTAAAACTCCAGAAGGCCTCAAAGCGATAAGACCCATGAAAGACGGTGTGATAGCGGACTACAGAATGATCGAAGCGATAATAAGAAACTTTCTGAAGAAAATCATAGGAAGGTTCAGCTTCGTGAAACCTTCTCTCATCATAGGTGTTCCCACGAAAATAACAGAGGTAGAAAAAAGAGCGGTGTTCGAAGCCGGTTTGAACGCTGGTGCTAGAAGGGTTCACATCGTTTCTGAACCGATCGCAGCCGCGATAGGTGCCGGAATAGATGTGATGGCTTCAGAGGGAAACATGGTGGTGGATATCGGAGGAGGAACCACGGACATAGCGGTCATCAGTCTCGGCGGCACGGTGGTGGGAGAGTCTGTTAGAATGGCCGGAGACGCGATGGACGAGGCCATCGTGAAGTTCATAAGGAAAAAATACGGTCTCATTATCGGAGAATCCACCGCTGAAGAGATCAAGAAAAGAATAGGAAAAACACATCCCGCTTTCGAAAACTACGAAATAGAAATAAAGGGAAGAGATGTGGTGACGGGTCTTCCGAGAACAGACCGCGTGAGCTCGGAAGACGTGAGAGAAGCGATCGAACCCATCATTTTTGCGCTTCTTACAAAGCTCAAGAATGTCTTGGAAAGAACACCACCAGAACTCTCTGCCGACATCATAAACAACGGCATTCGTCTGACCGGTGGAGGTGCACTGCTCAGAGGACTGGACAGAACCATATACGATGAGATACACGTGAAGACGATCGTGGCAGACGATCCCATAACCTGCGTCGCAAGAGGAACGGGGATTCTCCTCGAAGATGAGAAGCTCCTGAAAACCGTGTGTGAAACCTATTCGAGGTGA
- a CDS encoding RuvX/YqgF family protein — MIVAVDYGERKCGVAFGEILPQKSLVIPTKNLKEFIRKLKPDKIIFGLPLSMSGKYTQQTFKTVAVAFKFSKEYETYLCDERLTTKIGERISKRDDAVSAALIFQSFFENSSVCEKVTDPRKKVDLALEKVDGEVLLYEFPDPSLNIEAREVDVVTKNPVLAYFYSKNGYFVGRELWEKKYDLIISGKNCEELKKYLKENGRLVCL; from the coding sequence GTGATAGTCGCTGTGGATTACGGAGAAAGGAAGTGTGGAGTCGCATTTGGAGAAATTCTTCCTCAAAAAAGTCTTGTGATACCCACAAAAAACCTGAAGGAATTCATCAGAAAGCTGAAACCTGATAAAATAATCTTTGGATTGCCTCTTTCAATGAGTGGAAAATACACCCAGCAGACGTTCAAAACAGTCGCGGTTGCCTTCAAATTTTCAAAAGAGTACGAAACATATCTCTGTGACGAAAGACTCACCACGAAAATAGGAGAAAGAATCTCGAAGAGAGATGACGCCGTGAGCGCCGCTCTGATTTTTCAGTCTTTCTTCGAGAATTCCTCGGTATGTGAAAAAGTCACAGATCCAAGAAAAAAAGTCGATTTGGCTTTGGAAAAAGTCGATGGAGAAGTTCTCCTGTACGAGTTCCCAGATCCTTCTTTGAACATCGAAGCAAGAGAAGTTGATGTGGTCACGAAAAATCCGGTTCTTGCTTATTTCTACAGTAAAAATGGATACTTCGTTGGAAGAGAACTTTGGGAAAAGAAGTACGACCTGATCATTTCTGGAAAAAACTGCGAAGAGTTGAAGAAATACCTGAAAGAAAACGGTAGGCTGGTGTGCCTGTAG
- the recJ gene encoding single-stranded-DNA-specific exonuclease RecJ, with translation MKKWELSQPDEKAVSEISQYFGLNEIASRILVNRGFTTREAVEAFLFVNESHQHDPFLFNDMEKAVETLLEARSKNELVLIHGDYDVDGITSTVMLKEFLEENGWRVDVYIPHRIEEGYGIQPENISTFKENNVSCLVTVDCGITALDSVALAKKFGMKVIVTDHHEVNGDLPPADAIVNPKVPGENYPFRDLAGVGVTYKLVQALSEATNYPHPERFLELVALGTVADMVTLLDENRYFVKKGIELLANTKRVGLKRLLERLGLRNLTSHDISYKIAPRLNAAGRMGSANDAFNLLIMNDPAKADSVVDRLMELNSIRRKTEWAIYKEAIEIIETNDLWKDPVIVVAKENWHVGVIGIVAAKLANRYEKPVAVVSLDEKIAKGSIRSYNGYDIMNIFNEDILKIFEEIGGHSSAVGFSLKRDQLEPFRDYIRNISLEEREEKVIVDAEVRMEDIDDRFIEDIKKLMPFGQGNPEPVLLFKDVLVEKIHFFGEDGSNVFLHLKNGEKNLEVVGYNFKNLSSSLSTLPVTPTRGDVVVNLRPMGNGVSYYLISLDVKPVFSVKNREVSHILSRSKEERTLIKVPYPSKTKLLLSIKEELRGKLAIVSLTNATTQNILGCLSRYYTSRNLGFVNSTFSKEEESDIVLFTLAGFLKKHRLDEFDVFVVNEFQDFLAHRDSELVKSFLDIVDKHPGKFIFVASMEHPGLEEFLKKEKYDVVELRTGEPEEFLFSDQRNSFDLGSLVDAHSFAVVVSEKKLIPDLYRKIGKDAIVYYTSMDMEKKIKAIGLMESGSARKAIITSNTDGLPTHIKGDIFFYDFPLSIYEIVDLLRRKSVVNLCYSSSDIEKRRYELNKLFPDREKLKEIAITAMNLKDKEKLEKILESEYDLSSATLRKIYLDLLEESGFNFDRWSFSEDERIPWRLLERELEIAQFERTVSVLSKDLKWIFNFFKDTVVK, from the coding sequence ATGAAAAAGTGGGAACTTTCACAGCCTGATGAAAAGGCTGTGTCAGAGATTTCTCAGTATTTTGGTCTCAATGAAATTGCATCGAGAATACTCGTAAACAGAGGCTTCACTACCAGGGAAGCGGTAGAGGCTTTTCTGTTCGTCAATGAATCCCACCAGCACGATCCCTTCCTCTTCAACGATATGGAGAAAGCGGTTGAAACCCTGCTTGAAGCCCGATCCAAGAACGAACTCGTTCTGATCCACGGAGACTACGATGTGGATGGTATAACTTCAACCGTTATGTTGAAGGAATTCCTCGAGGAGAACGGCTGGCGTGTTGATGTTTATATTCCCCACCGTATCGAAGAAGGATACGGTATCCAGCCAGAAAACATCTCGACCTTTAAAGAAAACAACGTCTCCTGTCTTGTAACGGTTGACTGCGGAATAACCGCGCTGGATTCAGTTGCTCTCGCGAAAAAATTCGGAATGAAAGTGATCGTCACGGACCACCACGAGGTGAACGGCGATCTTCCCCCCGCCGATGCCATTGTGAACCCAAAAGTACCTGGAGAGAACTACCCATTCAGAGATCTTGCAGGTGTCGGTGTAACTTACAAACTCGTCCAGGCTCTTTCTGAAGCGACCAATTATCCCCATCCCGAGAGATTTTTGGAGCTGGTAGCTCTTGGAACGGTCGCCGATATGGTCACCCTCCTCGACGAAAACAGATACTTCGTGAAAAAGGGAATAGAGTTACTTGCGAACACAAAACGTGTAGGTTTAAAGAGGCTTCTGGAAAGACTCGGACTGAGAAATCTCACATCGCACGATATAAGTTACAAAATAGCTCCTCGTCTCAACGCCGCGGGCCGTATGGGGAGTGCCAACGACGCCTTCAATTTACTGATAATGAACGATCCAGCGAAAGCGGACAGTGTTGTGGATAGATTGATGGAGCTGAACAGTATCAGAAGGAAAACAGAATGGGCGATATACAAAGAAGCAATTGAAATAATCGAGACAAACGACCTGTGGAAAGATCCCGTCATAGTCGTTGCAAAAGAAAACTGGCACGTGGGAGTCATCGGCATAGTCGCTGCCAAACTGGCAAATCGTTATGAAAAACCCGTTGCAGTCGTCTCTCTGGACGAAAAGATAGCGAAAGGTTCCATAAGGAGCTACAACGGTTATGACATAATGAACATTTTCAACGAAGATATTCTCAAAATATTCGAGGAGATAGGAGGTCATTCCTCGGCGGTTGGCTTCTCCTTGAAAAGAGACCAACTGGAACCGTTCAGGGATTACATCAGAAACATTTCTCTGGAAGAACGAGAAGAGAAGGTAATCGTTGATGCTGAGGTCAGAATGGAAGATATCGATGATCGCTTCATTGAAGACATAAAAAAACTCATGCCCTTCGGCCAGGGAAATCCGGAACCTGTTCTTCTCTTCAAAGACGTCCTGGTAGAAAAGATCCATTTCTTTGGAGAAGACGGCAGCAACGTGTTCCTTCACCTGAAAAACGGTGAAAAGAACCTGGAAGTTGTGGGATACAATTTCAAGAACCTTTCGAGTTCTCTTTCTACATTACCAGTAACTCCCACCAGAGGAGACGTTGTGGTGAATCTGCGCCCCATGGGAAATGGAGTTTCTTACTATCTCATCTCGTTGGATGTGAAACCTGTTTTCTCTGTAAAAAACAGAGAAGTGAGTCATATACTGAGTAGATCTAAGGAAGAAAGAACACTGATAAAGGTACCTTACCCATCAAAAACAAAGCTTCTGCTTTCCATAAAGGAAGAGCTTCGGGGAAAACTGGCGATCGTTTCTTTAACGAACGCTACGACTCAAAACATTCTGGGGTGCCTTTCGAGGTACTACACCTCCAGAAACTTGGGATTTGTAAATTCCACCTTTTCTAAGGAAGAAGAAAGCGATATTGTTCTCTTCACCCTTGCTGGTTTTCTGAAAAAACACCGTCTGGATGAGTTTGATGTCTTTGTGGTGAACGAGTTCCAAGATTTTCTGGCGCATCGCGACAGCGAACTGGTCAAAAGCTTCCTAGACATAGTCGACAAACACCCGGGAAAATTCATCTTCGTTGCCTCGATGGAACACCCAGGGTTGGAAGAGTTTCTGAAAAAGGAAAAATACGATGTCGTTGAGCTGAGAACCGGCGAACCTGAGGAATTTCTGTTCTCCGATCAGAGAAATTCTTTCGACTTAGGTTCTCTTGTGGACGCTCACAGTTTCGCGGTGGTTGTTTCTGAGAAAAAACTCATACCAGATCTTTATCGGAAGATTGGCAAAGATGCAATCGTTTACTACACAAGCATGGACATGGAAAAGAAAATAAAGGCAATCGGCTTGATGGAAAGTGGTTCTGCTCGAAAAGCGATCATCACAAGCAACACCGATGGGCTTCCGACCCACATAAAAGGCGATATCTTCTTTTACGACTTCCCGCTCAGCATTTACGAAATAGTGGATCTTTTGAGAAGAAAATCGGTGGTTAACCTCTGCTACTCTTCCTCCGACATTGAAAAGCGTCGATACGAGCTCAACAAGCTGTTTCCAGATCGTGAAAAACTAAAAGAAATAGCGATCACAGCGATGAATCTGAAAGACAAAGAAAAACTGGAGAAGATTTTGGAGAGCGAGTACGATCTGAGCAGCGCCACTCTGAGAAAGATTTACCTGGACCTTCTGGAAGAATCCGGGTTCAACTTCGATAGATGGAGTTTTTCGGAAGATGAAAGGATACCTTGGAGATTGCTTGAGAGAGAGCTCGAAATAGCCCAGTTCGAAAGGACGGTTTCCGTTCTTTCAAAGGATCTGAAGTGGATATTCAACTTTTTCAAGGATACGGTGGTAAAGTGA
- a CDS encoding HD domain-containing protein: MFKKVSRDPVHSEIYLYPLEILATDTKVVQRLRFLSQLAGATVVYPGATHTRFAHSLGTMHVAGLYARNLFKESDRIRIVRLAALLHDVGHGPFSHQFDDVVFKRYGYEDGHDEFRNRLITEKLPEEMMRVFNSYNERLKQAVIEDIRESVGEVSLEDAFQEIAKRVVEVYRGEETGSVDFNIIQGPLGADRLDFLLRDSYYSGVGHFAPMNVDRVLRNSLVKEVDGKEILCYHVKVVDNIYSILFSRFMMYKNVYFHKTSRAADLMIQEILLRACEILDLEERLKDLDEFLELTDYSILRELELKGDSETKKLVERFKNRDLWKMVVERPFSAEGFDPSELSLSAARNLIDKIVENIDRVLSSVNVEDSDKSILEEIRDNKEKFFRIDTPYKLTIFHPDEFLQNNVFLYDPKHDEILTVDEYVKKYPAYRLMVSNMIQIVRVYVTEDVREVLFKYGVIPEDGRRVITRW, encoded by the coding sequence GTGTTTAAAAAGGTTTCAAGGGATCCTGTGCATTCGGAAATATATCTCTATCCACTGGAAATACTAGCCACCGATACGAAAGTGGTTCAGAGGCTTCGCTTTCTTTCGCAGTTGGCAGGGGCGACCGTCGTGTATCCCGGCGCGACTCACACACGCTTTGCACACTCATTGGGAACCATGCACGTTGCCGGATTGTACGCGAGGAATCTTTTCAAAGAAAGCGATCGAATAAGGATAGTGCGTCTTGCCGCTTTGCTGCACGATGTTGGACACGGTCCGTTCAGTCACCAGTTCGACGATGTGGTTTTCAAAAGATACGGTTACGAGGACGGTCACGATGAGTTCAGAAACAGACTAATAACGGAAAAGCTTCCAGAAGAGATGATGAGGGTTTTCAACTCATACAACGAAAGATTGAAACAAGCAGTAATCGAAGATATAAGAGAATCGGTGGGAGAGGTTTCCCTGGAAGACGCCTTTCAGGAGATAGCAAAAAGAGTAGTTGAGGTATACAGAGGAGAGGAAACGGGGAGTGTGGATTTCAACATCATCCAGGGACCGCTGGGAGCCGACAGGCTCGATTTTCTGCTGAGGGACTCTTACTACAGCGGAGTGGGGCATTTTGCTCCGATGAACGTGGACAGGGTGCTGAGGAATTCCCTTGTCAAAGAGGTAGATGGAAAAGAGATACTCTGTTACCACGTGAAGGTGGTTGACAACATATATTCGATACTGTTCAGCCGATTCATGATGTACAAAAATGTGTATTTCCACAAAACGTCCCGTGCTGCCGATCTCATGATTCAGGAGATACTCTTGAGGGCCTGTGAGATTCTCGATTTGGAAGAGCGCTTGAAAGATCTCGACGAATTCCTCGAATTGACAGATTATTCCATTCTCAGAGAACTCGAACTGAAGGGGGACAGTGAAACGAAGAAACTCGTGGAGCGGTTCAAAAATCGCGATCTGTGGAAGATGGTGGTTGAGCGTCCTTTCTCCGCTGAAGGGTTTGATCCATCTGAACTCAGTCTATCCGCAGCCAGAAACTTGATCGATAAGATCGTCGAAAACATAGACCGTGTGTTGTCCAGTGTTAACGTAGAGGATTCAGACAAAAGCATTCTCGAAGAGATTCGCGATAACAAAGAGAAATTCTTCAGGATCGACACACCGTACAAACTCACCATCTTTCATCCCGATGAATTCCTCCAGAACAACGTCTTCCTTTACGACCCCAAACATGATGAGATTCTCACGGTGGACGAGTACGTGAAGAAATACCCCGCGTACAGATTGATGGTGAGCAACATGATTCAGATCGTGAGGGTGTACGTGACAGAGGATGTACGTGAGGTACTTTTCAAGTACGGAGTTATACCAGAAGACGGGAGAAGGGTGATCACAAGATGGTAA
- a CDS encoding polysaccharide biosynthesis protein: protein MVRKALLFVIDVALTYFAGVVALFSRFGFDFQEMSRYDESVIVYTVISAVVYILNGNYSIVWEYANARDFLILIRGSVISYLSNLAFFYVYRGIVLPRSVGFAVFLGSMVLLVLSRITWQWMIVNGRGKVPGEKRILIIGAGDAGVSILEEFEKHPHLGKIVAFVDDSPRKIGRKVRGVPVFGPIEKTMEFVEKMNVDEIVIAIPSASRAEMERILKSIDLKKVRVKTLPSVRELIEGRVRISHLKEISIEDLLGREEVKVDFHEIGKFLKGKKILVTGAGGSIGSELCKQIARMNPAEIFLLGHGETSIYLINEFLTEHFPEVKKKRIIADVADRKIMEHWLTQLRPDVIFHVAAHKHVPLMEENPLEAFRVNVLGTMNLVELSERLGVKYFVFISTDKAVNPTSVMGLTKRIAELYILSREKNSTNFSIVRFGNVLGSRGSVVEKFRRQIEKGGPVTVTDPRMKRYFMSIPEAVSLILQSLLFSSGKDLFILDMGEQIPILKLAETMIMLSGYTPYQDIKIVFTGIRPGEKMYEELLYPYEVKELTPHSKIFRVKTSVLPGKESVEQAINRMKEAFENSDVKGLLTEMKKLVPEAQINVGSDN from the coding sequence ATGGTAAGAAAGGCGCTCCTTTTTGTAATCGACGTGGCTCTGACGTACTTTGCAGGTGTGGTGGCGCTCTTTTCGAGGTTTGGTTTTGACTTTCAGGAAATGAGCCGTTATGACGAGTCCGTGATCGTATACACTGTTATCTCAGCCGTTGTCTACATTCTGAACGGAAACTATTCCATCGTGTGGGAATACGCTAATGCCAGAGACTTTCTCATTCTCATAAGAGGAAGCGTTATCTCCTATCTTTCCAACCTCGCGTTTTTTTATGTTTACAGGGGAATAGTTCTTCCCAGATCCGTGGGCTTTGCTGTCTTTCTTGGATCGATGGTTCTTCTCGTACTGAGCAGGATCACATGGCAGTGGATGATTGTGAACGGAAGAGGTAAAGTCCCAGGGGAAAAGAGAATACTGATCATAGGAGCAGGAGATGCGGGAGTCTCTATTCTCGAAGAATTTGAGAAACACCCCCATTTAGGAAAAATAGTGGCCTTCGTGGACGATTCTCCCAGAAAGATCGGTCGAAAGGTGAGGGGAGTTCCGGTTTTTGGACCAATAGAGAAAACAATGGAATTCGTGGAGAAAATGAACGTGGACGAAATCGTGATAGCTATACCTTCAGCTTCCAGAGCTGAGATGGAACGAATTCTCAAAAGCATCGATTTGAAAAAGGTCAGAGTAAAGACCCTCCCCAGTGTGAGAGAGCTGATAGAAGGACGTGTCAGGATCTCCCATCTGAAGGAAATATCCATAGAAGATCTTCTGGGTCGCGAAGAAGTGAAGGTGGATTTTCATGAAATAGGAAAATTCTTGAAAGGGAAGAAAATTCTTGTGACCGGAGCAGGAGGCAGTATCGGTTCTGAGCTTTGCAAGCAAATAGCCAGGATGAATCCAGCGGAGATCTTTCTTCTGGGCCACGGAGAAACCAGTATATATCTCATAAACGAGTTTCTCACCGAACACTTTCCGGAGGTGAAGAAAAAAAGGATCATAGCGGATGTTGCCGACAGAAAGATAATGGAACACTGGTTGACCCAGCTGAGGCCGGACGTGATCTTCCACGTGGCAGCGCACAAGCACGTTCCTTTGATGGAGGAAAATCCGCTTGAGGCTTTCAGAGTGAACGTTCTGGGAACGATGAATCTCGTGGAACTCTCCGAAAGGCTCGGTGTTAAGTATTTTGTTTTCATCTCGACAGACAAAGCGGTGAATCCCACTTCTGTGATGGGCCTCACCAAGAGGATAGCGGAACTCTACATCCTTTCGAGAGAAAAAAACAGCACGAATTTCTCGATCGTGAGGTTTGGAAACGTTCTTGGAAGCAGGGGAAGCGTAGTGGAAAAATTTCGCCGTCAGATAGAAAAAGGTGGGCCTGTAACGGTGACGGATCCACGAATGAAGCGCTACTTCATGTCCATACCTGAGGCCGTCTCCCTCATTCTCCAGTCCCTTCTCTTCTCTTCCGGAAAGGATCTCTTCATTCTCGACATGGGAGAGCAGATACCCATCCTGAAGCTTGCGGAAACCATGATCATGCTTTCTGGATACACCCCTTACCAGGACATAAAGATAGTTTTCACCGGAATCAGGCCGGGGGAGAAGATGTACGAAGAGTTGCTCTACCCTTACGAGGTGAAAGAGTTGACTCCACACTCGAAAATCTTCAGAGTGAAGACATCCGTTCTTCCAGGGAAAGAGAGCGTAGAACAGGCAATCAACAGAATGAAAGAAGCCTTCGAAAACAGCGACGTAAAAGGACTTCTCACCGAAATGAAAAAATTAGTCCCGGAGGCACAAATAAATGTGGGAAGCGATAATTAG
- a CDS encoding glycosyltransferase family 4 protein, producing the protein MWEAIISFFLTSVLSVFAKKTEFLDRPDSRKSHGRAVPPVGGVSIFLTLLIFERDNPFFLFSIPLFLLGLLDDLFDLSYRIKLAVTALVAVWFSTAVTIEVSIFGARIHPVFFVIWFVGMVNAFNVVDGLDGLLSGISLFSSLMIGERSLAFSIIGFLPWNLPDAKVFLGNSGSFLLGAYLSTASVVFFEGDLGYATLFLGFPFYEIVFSFVRRLVVKKNPFSPDEKHTHHVFSRKIGKWKTLLILVSFSLMFNLLGLSQKFYFIFLYVVLCCVLLFTYCVLQRGNGNLKL; encoded by the coding sequence ATGTGGGAAGCGATAATTAGTTTCTTCCTGACTTCGGTGCTGTCTGTTTTTGCGAAGAAGACGGAATTTCTCGATCGTCCTGACTCCAGAAAATCCCACGGGAGAGCGGTTCCGCCGGTCGGTGGTGTTTCCATATTCCTGACGCTTCTCATCTTCGAAAGAGACAATCCCTTTTTTCTCTTTTCGATTCCCCTGTTTCTTCTTGGACTTCTGGATGATCTTTTCGACCTCTCCTACAGAATCAAACTCGCTGTGACCGCTCTGGTTGCTGTCTGGTTCTCCACCGCTGTGACCATAGAGGTCAGTATCTTTGGAGCGAGGATACATCCTGTCTTTTTCGTGATCTGGTTTGTCGGTATGGTTAACGCGTTCAACGTAGTCGATGGATTGGACGGCCTTTTGAGCGGAATATCTCTATTTTCTTCGCTCATGATTGGAGAAAGGTCTCTTGCGTTTTCGATAATCGGTTTTCTTCCATGGAACCTCCCAGACGCAAAGGTTTTTCTGGGGAACAGTGGTTCGTTTCTTCTTGGAGCTTACCTCTCCACGGCATCGGTGGTTTTCTTCGAGGGAGATCTCGGATACGCCACGCTTTTCCTTGGATTTCCGTTCTATGAGATCGTGTTCAGTTTTGTGAGAAGATTGGTTGTAAAGAAAAACCCGTTCTCTCCGGATGAGAAACATACTCACCACGTGTTTTCCAGAAAGATAGGAAAATGGAAAACACTTTTGATTCTCGTTTCCTTTTCACTGATGTTCAATCTTCTTGGACTATCCCAGAAGTTCTACTTCATCTTCCTTTACGTTGTCCTCTGTTGTGTCCTTCTCTTCACCTACTGCGTACTTCAGCGCGGTAATGGCAACCTCAAGCTGTGA